A single genomic interval of Chitinophaga sp. 180180018-3 harbors:
- the tsaB gene encoding tRNA (adenosine(37)-N6)-threonylcarbamoyltransferase complex dimerization subunit type 1 TsaB: MALILNIDTATTSGSVSLSRDGKVIQTLINEKQQDHAATMTLFVQQILKEQGILPGQLDAIAVSAGPGSYTGLRVGVATAKGLCYAWNKPLLAISTLKMMAQGMLTTVSDASAWYCPMLDARRQEVFTAVYDVQLQEILPPQAMILEPASFEQQLSTHRIIFFGDGSPKWQVMLSSHKNAIFAQYQINAAHMAVISEAAFNEKQFVDLAYFSPFYLKPFYSPQKP, encoded by the coding sequence ATGGCACTTATACTCAATATAGACACTGCAACTACATCAGGCTCCGTAAGTCTTTCCCGGGATGGGAAAGTTATTCAGACGCTGATCAATGAGAAGCAGCAGGATCATGCAGCAACGATGACGCTATTTGTGCAGCAGATCCTGAAAGAACAGGGTATTTTGCCTGGACAGCTGGATGCCATTGCGGTAAGTGCCGGCCCGGGTTCCTATACGGGTTTGCGGGTAGGTGTGGCTACTGCGAAAGGTTTGTGTTATGCCTGGAATAAGCCGCTGCTGGCGATTTCCACGCTGAAGATGATGGCGCAGGGAATGTTGACTACCGTTAGTGATGCATCGGCATGGTATTGTCCTATGCTGGATGCGCGGCGGCAGGAAGTGTTTACGGCTGTTTACGATGTACAGTTACAGGAAATATTACCTCCACAGGCTATGATACTGGAGCCTGCGTCTTTTGAGCAACAGTTGTCCACGCATCGTATTATTTTTTTCGGCGATGGAAGTCCGAAATGGCAGGTAATGCTATCTTCACACAAAAATGCTATATTTGCCCAATATCAGATAAATGCCGCTCATATGGCTGTTATTTCTGAGGCTGCTTTTAATGAAAAACAATTTGTTGATCTGGCTTATTTCAGTCCATTTTACCTCAAACCTTTCTATTCTCCTCAAAAGCCTTAA
- a CDS encoding 3-hydroxyacyl-CoA dehydrogenase family protein, with protein MNILVIADAQRFEELQGKEIAGRHEIQWKTSLEEVLSLRSFDLVLDLIFDDRPENARVYAKNPGIPVLAGMVKTSLTEVMNQYAFEQGFNIMGCNFLPGLINTPVLEVSLIDEGQQAVLDDIVYQLGWEYALVSDAVGMVTPRVICMIINEAYLTAEEGTASREDIDTSMRLGTNYPHGPFEWSERIGIRHVYEVLKAVHEATGDDRYQVAASLQTAYEAI; from the coding sequence ATGAATATCCTGGTAATAGCAGATGCCCAGCGTTTTGAGGAGTTGCAGGGGAAGGAGATAGCCGGGCGGCACGAGATACAGTGGAAAACAAGCCTGGAAGAAGTATTATCGCTCAGGTCATTTGATCTGGTGCTGGATCTGATATTCGATGACCGGCCGGAGAATGCCCGTGTGTATGCAAAAAATCCGGGTATTCCTGTATTAGCGGGGATGGTAAAAACATCGCTGACAGAAGTGATGAATCAGTATGCTTTTGAGCAGGGATTTAATATCATGGGCTGCAACTTTTTACCCGGGCTGATCAACACGCCGGTGTTGGAGGTGTCTCTTATCGATGAAGGACAGCAGGCTGTTCTGGACGATATCGTCTATCAGTTGGGATGGGAATATGCGCTGGTGTCTGATGCTGTGGGAATGGTAACGCCGCGGGTGATCTGTATGATCATCAATGAGGCATACCTGACGGCAGAAGAGGGTACCGCATCCCGGGAAGACATTGATACTTCCATGCGACTAGGTACTAATTATCCTCACGGGCCATTTGAATGGAGTGAGCGGATCGGGATACGGCATGTATATGAAGTGCTGAAAGCGGTTCACGAAGCTACCGGCGACGACAGATACCAGGTGGCCGCCTCATTACAAACAGCATACGAAGCGATTTAA
- the nadB gene encoding L-aspartate oxidase, producing MQQTDFLVIGSGIAGLTYALKVSQQCPDKKITVITKSREDETNTKYAQGGVAVVNDLENDSFEKHIDDTLIAGDGLCNEQVVKIVVTEGPERVNEIIEWGANFDKNPDGDFSLGREGGHSVFRVIHHKDVTGKEIERALLTAIHRRHNIELISHCFVVDLITQHHLGYLVTKATPDIECYGVYVLNLTTNKIEKILAKTTLLATGGNGQVYRSTTNPTIATGDGVAMVYRAKGRIENMEFIQFHPTALYQPGVSPSFLITEAVRGDGGILRNIHEEDFMHKYDPRLSLAPRDIVARAIDSEMKITGTEHVYLDCRHMDMEKFIHHFPNIYETCKAAGIDVATQMIPVAPAAHYSCGGIKTNEWGQTSIRNLYACGECASTGLHGANRLASNSLLEAMVFAHRCFMDATSKIDAIGFRENVPDWDATGTTAPKEMILITQSLKELKQIMSDYVGIVRTDVRLQRAMRRLDILHEETEQLYEKTMVSPQLCELRNLITAGYLIVKGASFRKESRGLHYNTDYPYKSDLVQNIVL from the coding sequence ATGCAGCAGACAGATTTTCTCGTTATTGGTTCAGGAATTGCAGGCCTCACATATGCGCTCAAGGTATCACAACAATGCCCGGATAAAAAGATCACCGTTATTACCAAAAGCCGGGAGGATGAAACCAACACCAAGTACGCCCAGGGTGGAGTAGCAGTGGTAAATGATCTGGAAAACGACAGCTTTGAGAAGCATATCGATGATACCCTTATAGCAGGGGATGGGCTTTGTAATGAGCAGGTAGTGAAGATTGTTGTCACGGAAGGCCCTGAGCGGGTTAATGAGATCATCGAATGGGGTGCCAATTTCGACAAAAACCCGGATGGAGATTTTTCCCTGGGCCGGGAAGGCGGACATTCTGTTTTCAGAGTTATTCACCACAAGGATGTAACGGGTAAAGAAATTGAGCGTGCGCTGCTGACGGCTATTCATCGCCGGCACAATATAGAATTGATTTCCCACTGCTTCGTGGTAGATCTGATCACGCAGCACCATCTCGGGTACCTGGTCACCAAAGCAACGCCGGATATTGAATGCTATGGCGTATACGTACTAAATCTCACTACCAATAAAATAGAAAAGATACTTGCCAAGACAACCCTCCTGGCAACCGGGGGGAACGGGCAGGTATACCGCTCTACCACCAATCCAACCATCGCTACCGGCGATGGCGTGGCAATGGTATACCGGGCGAAAGGCCGTATCGAGAACATGGAATTCATCCAGTTCCACCCTACAGCCCTGTACCAGCCGGGCGTCAGCCCTTCTTTCCTGATCACCGAAGCCGTAAGAGGCGATGGCGGTATACTACGCAACATACATGAAGAAGATTTCATGCATAAGTACGATCCCCGGCTGTCGCTGGCGCCCCGCGATATAGTAGCCCGCGCTATCGACAGTGAAATGAAGATCACCGGTACCGAGCATGTATACCTCGATTGCCGGCATATGGATATGGAGAAATTCATTCATCATTTCCCGAATATTTACGAAACCTGTAAAGCCGCAGGGATCGACGTAGCCACACAAATGATACCAGTAGCACCAGCAGCCCATTATAGTTGTGGAGGTATAAAAACCAATGAATGGGGTCAAACGTCCATTCGTAACCTTTACGCTTGTGGGGAATGCGCCAGCACCGGACTTCACGGTGCCAACCGCCTCGCGTCCAACTCCCTGCTGGAAGCAATGGTATTTGCCCATCGCTGCTTCATGGATGCAACTAGTAAGATTGATGCCATCGGCTTCAGGGAAAATGTGCCCGACTGGGATGCCACCGGTACCACCGCCCCCAAAGAAATGATCCTCATCACACAAAGCCTGAAAGAGCTGAAGCAGATTATGAGTGATTATGTAGGGATAGTAAGAACAGATGTCCGCCTGCAACGCGCCATGCGCCGCCTTGATATTCTCCACGAGGAAACCGAACAGCTATACGAGAAAACCATGGTGTCACCACAATTATGTGAGTTACGTAACCTGATCACTGCAGGTTACCTCATTGTGAAAGGCGCTTCCTTCCGCAAAGAAAGCAGAGGCCTGCACTATAACACAGATTATCCATATAAATCCGACCTGGTACAAAATATCGTTCTATAG
- a CDS encoding lysophospholipid acyltransferase family protein, with translation MYYLLLAFCYGISLLPLRVLYLISDLLYGLIYHIIGYRKKVVMTNLAQAFPDKSEAERIALAKKYYHNLTDMMVETIKLLTMSRKQLQKRFTVNLDVLRDLYAKGKSCQMHLGHNFNWEWANLYCMQHVQFPFLVVYMPITSKPVDRLFRHFREKSGSILIPANDMANSMRAWQNKQYLIALVADQNPGNPRSCFWYPFLNKMTAFYKGPEMAAKRSNIPVVFVDIRRIKRGHYKTTLTLAFENPQQESEGKITEAFVQFLEKNIHEQPEVWVWSHRRWKHEYKGEKIKNV, from the coding sequence ATGTATTACCTGCTGCTTGCTTTTTGCTATGGGATTTCTTTACTGCCTTTGCGGGTACTTTACCTTATCAGCGATCTGTTGTACGGATTGATATACCACATCATCGGATACCGCAAAAAGGTGGTAATGACCAACCTCGCCCAGGCATTTCCTGATAAGTCGGAAGCAGAGCGTATTGCCCTTGCTAAAAAATATTACCACAACCTCACCGATATGATGGTGGAAACCATCAAACTGCTCACCATGAGCAGGAAACAACTACAGAAACGGTTTACTGTCAACCTTGACGTTCTGCGCGACCTGTATGCAAAAGGCAAAAGCTGCCAGATGCACCTGGGCCATAACTTCAACTGGGAATGGGCTAACCTCTATTGTATGCAGCACGTGCAATTTCCCTTCCTTGTGGTGTATATGCCAATTACCAGCAAGCCGGTAGACCGGCTGTTCCGTCACTTCCGGGAGAAATCCGGCTCTATACTCATTCCTGCTAATGATATGGCTAACAGCATGCGGGCGTGGCAAAACAAACAGTATCTTATCGCCCTCGTTGCGGACCAGAACCCGGGCAATCCCCGCAGCTGCTTCTGGTATCCATTTTTGAATAAAATGACAGCGTTCTATAAAGGGCCGGAAATGGCCGCTAAAAGGAGCAATATACCGGTTGTATTCGTAGATATCCGTAGAATAAAAAGAGGTCACTACAAAACCACCCTGACCCTCGCATTTGAAAATCCGCAACAAGAATCGGAAGGAAAAATTACCGAAGCATTTGTGCAATTCCTGGAAAAAAATATCCACGAACAACCCGAAGTATGGGTATGGAGCCACCGGCGGTGGAAACATGAATATAAAGGAGAAAAAATTAAGAATGTATAG
- a CDS encoding BON domain-containing protein, with protein MITKHLIAIIFLMNMMLLACQPSDKALKAAVNEKLSMIPGISADVKNGVVTLSGEVSDEVAKSAAEDALKGMKGVKSIQDSIRIKVVMPLTPPVVHTPEELLKKALDSVYSVNGFNDITVVVTKDEIVLNGTAKRKQLNKAVQLAQRLSNRKVTNEIKITK; from the coding sequence ATGATCACCAAGCACCTGATAGCCATTATCTTTTTGATGAATATGATGTTGTTAGCCTGTCAGCCTTCCGATAAAGCATTAAAAGCCGCCGTGAATGAAAAGCTGAGTATGATTCCTGGTATTAGCGCGGATGTGAAAAATGGTGTTGTAACCCTGAGTGGTGAGGTAAGTGATGAAGTGGCCAAATCAGCCGCAGAAGACGCGTTGAAGGGCATGAAAGGTGTTAAGTCTATTCAGGATAGCATACGTATAAAAGTAGTAATGCCCCTTACACCGCCGGTGGTGCATACTCCAGAGGAATTACTGAAGAAAGCGCTGGATTCTGTTTACTCCGTCAATGGGTTTAACGATATTACTGTAGTGGTAACTAAAGATGAAATAGTGTTAAACGGCACTGCTAAAAGAAAACAATTGAATAAGGCAGTTCAGCTGGCGCAGCGTTTGTCCAACAGGAAGGTGACGAATGAGATAAAAATTACGAAATAG
- a CDS encoding L,D-transpeptidase family protein produces MTTRFYSVLALSAVLIFVACQQQVGTQKKTRTRDTTHYTKQAYIEQTLDSNFVSKFLQTHKTYNAYDEYILNFYRKRDFHYAWINKDGLTEQASNFINMMKNDAAYGIKDSTLMTPELQQLTDTLLVSDEGLKPGDTAIPRIEMMLTTQFFAYGNKVWGGLTADSAKDLEWFIPRKKIDMESLLDSVVNKKGNNTFQDDEPVNRHYKMLREQLKKLAKIESTSKWDSIRTTQKSFKKGDSSEVIAQVKYRLEAFGDLPGTDSSKRFTAALDTAVRSFQNRMGLKEDGTINKGVLDALNIPIQQLVQKILLNMERLRWVPMEPTTDYILVNIPQFKMHVYDKGKLAWSCNVVVGKPGASTVIFTKDLRYVVFSPYWNVPPGILAKEVLPGLKRSGAGYLARQNMEIVGASGKTISPGSINFSKYSGANFPYIVRQKPGGKNSLGKVKFLFPNEYNIYLHDTPARYLFGENDRSFSHGCIRIAEPKHLAEWLLRDDSTWTEQKIDEAMNGNKEKFVTLKEKIPVFIVYFTAFVDSNGKLNFRNDVYGHDEKLAKALFGR; encoded by the coding sequence ATGACTACACGTTTTTACTCTGTACTCGCTTTGTCGGCCGTTTTGATTTTTGTTGCCTGTCAACAACAGGTCGGAACCCAAAAAAAGACAAGGACGAGAGATACCACTCACTATACCAAACAGGCGTATATAGAACAAACGTTAGACAGCAACTTCGTCAGTAAATTTCTGCAAACGCATAAGACCTACAATGCGTATGATGAGTATATTCTGAATTTTTATCGTAAGCGTGATTTTCATTACGCCTGGATCAACAAAGACGGGCTGACAGAGCAGGCGAGTAACTTCATTAATATGATGAAGAACGACGCTGCTTATGGGATTAAAGACAGTACGCTGATGACGCCGGAGCTGCAGCAGTTAACCGATACATTGCTGGTGAGCGACGAAGGGCTGAAGCCTGGAGATACGGCTATCCCGCGCATTGAAATGATGCTCACTACTCAGTTCTTTGCTTACGGAAATAAAGTATGGGGTGGGCTTACCGCCGATTCAGCGAAAGACCTGGAATGGTTTATCCCCCGCAAGAAAATAGATATGGAAAGCCTCCTGGATTCGGTGGTGAATAAAAAAGGCAACAATACTTTCCAGGACGACGAACCGGTGAACAGGCACTATAAAATGCTCCGTGAGCAGTTGAAAAAACTGGCTAAGATTGAATCAACCAGCAAGTGGGATTCTATCCGTACTACACAGAAAAGTTTTAAGAAAGGAGATTCGTCAGAAGTGATTGCGCAGGTGAAATATCGCCTGGAAGCATTTGGGGATCTGCCGGGAACTGATAGCAGCAAGCGTTTCACTGCAGCGCTGGATACAGCAGTACGTAGTTTTCAGAACCGTATGGGATTAAAAGAAGACGGTACTATTAACAAAGGTGTGCTGGATGCCCTGAATATTCCTATACAACAACTGGTACAAAAGATCCTGTTGAATATGGAGCGCCTCCGCTGGGTGCCCATGGAGCCAACAACCGATTATATCCTGGTGAATATTCCCCAGTTTAAAATGCACGTATACGATAAAGGAAAGCTGGCGTGGAGCTGTAATGTGGTGGTTGGAAAGCCAGGGGCAAGCACGGTGATCTTTACAAAAGACCTTCGCTATGTTGTGTTCAGCCCGTATTGGAACGTACCTCCGGGAATATTGGCCAAAGAAGTGTTACCCGGTCTGAAACGCAGTGGGGCGGGTTATCTGGCGCGTCAGAATATGGAAATAGTAGGAGCCAGTGGGAAAACAATTTCTCCAGGATCTATTAATTTCAGCAAATACTCCGGCGCCAATTTCCCTTACATTGTACGGCAAAAACCGGGAGGTAAAAACTCATTGGGGAAAGTAAAGTTCCTTTTCCCGAACGAGTATAATATCTATTTGCACGATACACCTGCACGTTACCTGTTCGGAGAAAACGACCGTTCATTCAGTCATGGCTGTATCAGGATAGCTGAGCCCAAACATCTGGCAGAATGGCTGTTGAGGGATGATTCTACCTGGACAGAACAGAAAATAGATGAAGCAATGAATGGTAACAAAGAGAAATTTGTTACCCTGAAAGAAAAAATACCGGTTTTCATTGTATACTTCACAGCGTTCGTAGACAGTAACGGAAAGCTTAACTTCCGCAACGACGTATACGGGCATGATGAAAAGCTGGCAAAAGCGTTGTTTGGCCGCTAG
- a CDS encoding metalloregulator ArsR/SmtB family transcription factor — translation MEKTLLTTSSNTLIISRGTNEKDQIKLDYIAVKKAAMVLRAINHKLRQQMIKLLEDHKKMTVTEIYVKLRLEQSVASQHLAILRRAGIVITERDGKFIHYTINKQRIAEVAKFVEELVG, via the coding sequence ATGGAAAAAACATTATTAACTACCTCTTCTAATACTCTTATTATTTCTAGAGGTACCAATGAAAAAGACCAGATCAAATTGGATTACATTGCCGTAAAGAAAGCTGCTATGGTTTTACGTGCTATCAACCATAAGCTGCGTCAGCAGATGATTAAGCTGCTGGAAGATCATAAGAAAATGACTGTGACAGAGATTTATGTGAAATTGCGTCTGGAACAATCGGTAGCATCGCAACATCTCGCTATTTTAAGGCGTGCTGGCATTGTAATTACAGAAAGAGATGGTAAGTTTATCCACTACACCATTAATAAGCAACGTATTGCTGAGGTGGCGAAATTTGTGGAAGAACTTGTTGGTTAA
- a CDS encoding RidA family protein, whose amino-acid sequence MEKQIINTSKAPAPIGPYNQSVKVGNTLYVSGQIPIDPASGELIKSGIVDEAHQSMKNLGAVLEAAGMDFRNIVKTTIFLTDMNTFPQVNEVYGSYFSGDYPARETVQVAALPKGVNVEISVIAVSF is encoded by the coding sequence ATGGAAAAACAAATCATAAATACCAGCAAAGCCCCCGCTCCTATCGGGCCTTATAATCAATCTGTAAAGGTGGGCAATACCCTGTATGTATCCGGCCAGATTCCTATTGATCCCGCTTCCGGCGAATTGATCAAATCCGGTATTGTGGATGAAGCCCATCAGTCCATGAAAAACCTCGGAGCTGTGCTGGAAGCAGCAGGCATGGATTTCCGGAACATAGTAAAAACTACCATCTTCCTCACCGATATGAATACATTTCCGCAGGTAAACGAAGTATATGGCAGCTACTTTTCCGGGGATTATCCTGCCAGAGAAACAGTACAGGTAGCCGCACTTCCGAAAGGAGTAAACGTGGAGATATCTGTAATAGCGGTTAGCTTTTAG
- a CDS encoding MBL fold metallo-hydrolase → MFVKQLYTNCLSEAAYFVESEGVAIVIDPLRDIDVYLELAKERNATIKYIFETHFHADFVSGHLELAAATGAKIVYGPDAQTGFEAYLAKDNEVFQIGRVSLKVLHTPGHTLESSCYLLLDEQEQPYAVFTGDTLFVGDVGRPDLFSGNLTKEELAAHLFDSLNNRIKTLPDNVIVYPAHGPGSACGKNLGPNTYSTIGDEKATNYALLATDKAQFIAEVTSGLTTPPSYFPINAKINKEGYDALQAVMDKALQPFSPAEFKAKAQAGALILDARPAKEFGDGFVPGAISIGLEGRFAEWAGSLLPFDQDIILVTPVGKEEETIVRMARVGFDNVVGYLKGGYPAWEAAGEARDMIITVEADELAMDIPHDPNLVIVDVRKPIEYADGHIKNALNLPLGDLTDTTKLASIEDNYNLYVHCQGGYRSIIACSIMKREGIHNLRNVEGGFAKMKDQKGLEVVQEKTVLN, encoded by the coding sequence ATGTTCGTAAAACAATTGTACACCAACTGTTTGTCAGAAGCGGCTTACTTCGTAGAATCAGAAGGGGTAGCTATAGTGATAGATCCGTTGAGAGATATCGACGTTTATCTGGAACTGGCAAAAGAACGCAACGCCACCATTAAGTACATTTTTGAAACCCATTTTCACGCTGATTTCGTTTCCGGTCACCTTGAACTGGCTGCAGCTACCGGTGCTAAGATTGTGTATGGCCCGGATGCGCAGACAGGTTTTGAGGCTTATCTGGCGAAAGACAATGAAGTTTTCCAAATCGGCAGGGTATCTCTGAAAGTATTGCACACACCGGGGCATACACTGGAATCGTCGTGCTACCTGTTGCTGGATGAGCAGGAACAACCATATGCTGTTTTTACGGGAGATACATTATTTGTGGGGGATGTTGGCCGACCGGATCTGTTCAGTGGCAACCTCACTAAAGAGGAGCTCGCTGCTCATCTTTTTGATTCGCTGAATAATCGTATTAAGACATTACCGGATAACGTGATCGTATATCCTGCACATGGACCGGGATCTGCCTGTGGTAAGAACCTGGGCCCTAATACGTACAGCACAATAGGCGATGAGAAGGCGACAAACTACGCTTTGCTGGCGACGGACAAAGCGCAATTTATAGCCGAAGTTACCAGTGGTTTAACTACGCCACCCTCTTATTTCCCGATCAATGCCAAGATAAACAAGGAAGGCTACGATGCCTTACAGGCTGTGATGGACAAGGCCCTGCAGCCATTTTCTCCGGCTGAATTCAAGGCAAAAGCCCAGGCTGGCGCACTGATACTTGACGCCCGCCCTGCTAAGGAATTTGGGGATGGATTTGTTCCGGGAGCGATCAGTATTGGTCTTGAAGGCCGTTTTGCAGAATGGGCCGGCAGCTTGTTGCCATTTGATCAGGACATTATACTTGTAACACCTGTTGGCAAAGAGGAAGAAACGATTGTAAGAATGGCGCGCGTAGGGTTCGATAATGTCGTGGGCTATCTGAAAGGTGGTTATCCTGCCTGGGAAGCAGCCGGTGAAGCCAGAGATATGATTATTACGGTGGAAGCAGATGAGTTAGCGATGGATATTCCGCACGATCCCAATCTTGTGATCGTAGATGTGCGCAAACCCATCGAATACGCAGACGGGCATATTAAAAATGCTCTTAACCTGCCGCTGGGTGACCTGACAGACACCACTAAACTGGCCTCCATAGAAGATAATTACAACCTCTATGTTCATTGCCAGGGAGGTTACCGCAGCATCATTGCCTGCTCCATCATGAAAAGAGAAGGAATACATAACCTGCGGAACGTAGAAGGCGGTTTCGCCAAAATGAAGGATCAGAAAGGGTTAGAAGTGGTTCAGGAGAAGACCGTGCTGAATTAG
- a CDS encoding cupin domain-containing protein produces the protein MNKPVSLDNIPVKNTIAGHYGQFVHGSKSTLAFWEITAGSVSPVHEHPHEQITYVAEGIFEMELAGQRYTLRQHDTLVIPPNTPHGGRALTDCRLIDSFSPARDDYRFGQ, from the coding sequence ATGAATAAACCCGTTTCCCTGGATAATATTCCTGTTAAGAATACGATTGCCGGCCATTATGGCCAGTTTGTGCATGGGAGTAAAAGTACGTTGGCATTTTGGGAGATAACAGCCGGATCTGTATCTCCTGTTCACGAGCACCCGCATGAGCAGATCACTTACGTGGCGGAAGGTATTTTTGAGATGGAACTGGCAGGGCAGCGGTACACGCTGCGGCAGCACGATACGCTGGTAATTCCGCCGAATACGCCACATGGTGGCAGGGCGCTTACCGACTGCCGGCTAATCGACAGTTTCAGCCCTGCGCGCGACGATTACCGTTTTGGGCAATAA